A genome region from Solanum pennellii chromosome 12, SPENNV200 includes the following:
- the LOC107007558 gene encoding protein DETOXIFICATION 41, giving the protein MENQHPLLTSIHDSTVKLSDMSSDEIEEFLGHRNVSFKVYLKLFAWESRLLWLLSGAVIIVLIFNYMLGFVTLMFVGHLGSLELAGASIASVGIQGLAYGVMLGMASAVETVCGQAYGAKRYEVMGVICQRAILLHLGAAFILSFPYWFSGPLLKAIGQSETISEQGEIFARGLILQLYGLAISCPMQRFLQAQNIVNPLAYIAVSVFIVHVVITWLVVDVLEYGLFGAAMAQSLSWWLLVIAQGVYVVFSPLCKETWTGFSMNAFNSIWPYFKLTVASAVMLCLEIWYFQGLVLVSGLLPYATISLDSISVCMNYWNWDMQFMLGLAAAASVRVSNELGAGHPRVAKMSIIVVNMTSIMFSTIICIIVLIFRVGLSKLFTSESEVIEAVSHLTPLLAISVWLNGIQPILSGVAVGSGWQAVVAYVNLATYYCIGLPIGCILGFKTSLQAAGIWWGMIVGVVLQTVSLFILTARTNWNTEVAKAADRLKEAGNREDEDPVDRP; this is encoded by the exons ATGGAGAACCAACATCCATTGCTAACTAGTATACATGACTCAACAGTTAAGTTATCAGACATGTCATCAGACGAAATCGAAGAGTTCTTGGGGCACAGAAATGTGTCTTTCAAGGTGTATCTGAAGTTGTTTGCTTGGGAATCAAGGCTACTTTGGCTTCTTTCTGGAGCTGTTATTATAGTCTTGATTTTTAACTATATGCTTGGCTTTGTCACACTTATGTTTGTTGGACATTTAGGTTCATTGGAGTTAGCTGGTGCTTCCATTGCTAGTGTTGGAATTCAAGGCCTTGCTTATGGTGTTATG TTGGGGATGGCAAGTGCTGTTGAGACAGTTTGTGGCCAAGCATATGGAGCAAAAAGATATGAAGTTATGGGAGTGATATGCCAAAGAGCAATTTTACTTCACCTTGGAGCAGCTTTTATCCTCTCATTTCCTTACTGGTTTTCAGGGCCATTGCTTAAAGCAATAGGACAATCAGAGACCATATCTGAGCAAGGGGAGATATTCGCGCGCGGATTGATCCTTCAGCTATATGGATTAGCTATAAGTTGTCCAATGCAGAGGTTTTTGCAGGCTCAGAACATTGTTAACCCTTTGGCTTATATCGCGGTTTCTGTGTTCATTGTGCATGTTGTGATCACTTGGCTTGTGGTTGATGTCTTGGAATATGGTTTATTCGGAGCTGCGATGGCACAGAGCTTATCGTGGTGGCTGTTGGTCATCGCGCAAGGTGTTTACGTCGTTTTTAGTCCTCTGTGCAAAGAAACTTGGACTGGTTTCTCTATGAATGCTTTCAATAGCATTTGGCCTTACTTCAAGCTAACTGTTGCCTCTGCTGTCATGTTATG CTTGGAGATATGGTACTTCCAAGGCCTAGTGCTTGTATCAGGGCTACTTCCCTATGCTACAATCTCACTTGACTCCATCTCTGTTTG CATGAATTACTGGAACTGGGATATGCAATTTATGTTGGGACTAGCAGCAGCAGCCAG TGTTCGAGTTAGTAATGAGCTTGGAGCAGGACATCCGAGGGTAGCTAAAATGTCGATAATTGTAGTGAACATGACAAGTATCATGTTCAGTACAATTATCTGCATTATTGTGCTGATATTCAGAGTTGGATTAAGTAAACTCTTTACAAGTGAATCTGAAGTCATTGAAGCTGTTTCTCATTTGACTCCATTACTTGCCATTTCTGTTTGGTTGAATGGCATTCAGCCTATTCTCTCAG GTGTGGCTGTTGGAAGTGGATGGCAAGCTGTGGTGGCATATGTCAATCTAGCTACTTACTATTGTATTGGTCTACCAATTGGATGTATTCTTGGCTTCAAGACAAGTTTGCAAGCAgca GGAATATGGTGGGGGATGATTGTTGGAGTTGTCCTACAAACAGTCAGCTTGTTTATTTTAACAGCCAGAACAAACTGGAATACTGAG GTCGCGAAAGCAGCTGATCGTTTGAAGGAAGCTGGAAATAGAGAAGATGAAGATCCTGTAGACAGGCCTTGA
- the LOC107007559 gene encoding polyamine oxidase 2: MDSQNKSNRQVQRAPCFSNVRRRNAASPSVIVIGGGFAGLAAARTLYDASFQVVVLESRDRIGGRVHTDYSFGFPVDLGASWLHGVGNENPLAPLIGKLGLPLYRTSGDNSVLYDHDLESYGLFDMEGNQVPQDLVSKVGETFESILKETDLIRKENSEDMSISRAISMVFERRPDLRLNGLGHKVLQWYLCRMEGWFAADADTISLKCWDQEELLPGGHGLMVRGYKPVINTLAKGLDIRLGHRVTEIVRRYNGVKVTVEDGSTFVADAAIIAVPLGVLKSNCIKFEPRLPEWKEAAIKELGVGIENKIILHFQDVFWPNVEFLGVVAESSYECSYFLNLHKATGHPVLVYMPAGQLARDIGELSDEAAANFAFTQLKRILPNATAPIQYLVSHWGTDINSLGSYSYDTVGKPHDLYEKLRIPVDNLFFAGEATSADYPGSVHGAYSTGLLAAEDCRMRVLERHGELDIFQPAMDEETLIPILISRM; the protein is encoded by the exons ATGGATTCTCAAAACAAGAGTAATCGTCAGGTGCAGAGAG CTCCTTGCTTCTCAAATGTTAGACGGAGGAATGCGGCTTCACCATCTGTCATTGTAATAGGAGGTGGATTTGCAGGCCTTGCAGCTGCTCGGACACTTTATGATGCATCATTTCAG GTGGTTGTGCTAGAATCACGAGATAGAATTGGAGGCCGAGTTCACACTGATTATTCTTTTGGTTTTCCTGTTGACTTGGGTGCATCATG GTTGCACGGCGTCGGCAATGAGAATCCTTTGGCACCTCTAATTGGAAAACTAGGACTGCCTCTCTATCGTACAAGTGGTGACAATTCAGTTTTGTATGACCATGATCTGGAAAG TTATGGACTTTTTGACATGGAGGGTAATCAAGTTCCCCAGGACTTAGTCTCAAAGGTTGGCGAGACTTTTGAGAGCATTTTGAAGGAG ACTGATCTAATTAGGAAAGAAAACAGTGAAGACATGTCTATCAGTCGTGCTATATCAATGGTTTTTGAAAGGAGACCTGATTTAAG GTTGAATGGCCTTGGTCATAAGGTGTTGCAGTGGTACCTATGCAGAATGGAAGGCTGGTTTGCTGCGGATGCAGATACCATATCACTCAAGTGTTGGGACCAG GAAGAATTGCTTCCTGGTGGGCATGGTCTTATGGTTCGGGGATATAAGCCTGTCATCAACACACTAGCAAAAGGGCTTGACATTCGCTTAGGACACAG GGTTACAGAAATTGTTAGACGTTATAATGGTGTGAAGGTAACAGTTGAGGATGGGAGTACTTTTGTAGCCGATGCTGCCATTATTGCTGTTCCTCTTGGTGTTCTGAAATCAAATTGTATCAAGTTTGAACCTAGATTACCTGAGTGGAAAGAGGCTGCCATTAAAGAACTTGGTGTAGGAATTGAGAACAAGATTATTCTGCACTTTCAAGACGTGTTCTGGCCAAATGTTGAGTTCTTGGGAGTAGTTGCAGAAAGCTCATATGAATGTAGTTACTTTCTTAATCTTCACAAAGCTACTGGCCATCCTGTCCTTGTTTATATGCCTGCTGGGCAACTGGCCCGTGACATTGGAGAACTGTCTGATGAAGCTGCTGCTAATTTTGCATTTACTCAACTTAAGAGGATTCTTCCCAATGCAACTGCTCCT ATTCAGTATCTTGTTTCTCACTGGGGTACAGATATAAACTCACTGGGATCATATAGTTATGATACTGTTGGGAAGCCCCATGATCTATATGAAAAGCTTAGAATACCTGTAGATAACCTATTCTTTGCTGGGGAGGCAACGAGTGCTGATTACCCCGGTTCTGTACATGGTGCATATTCAACCGGATTGCTGGCTGCCGAGGACTGCAGGATGCGTGTCCTGGAGCGACATGGAGAGTTGGATATTTTCCAGCCAGCCATGGATGAGGAAACACTTATTCCCATTTTGATATCCAGAATGTAA
- the LOC107005706 gene encoding 1-aminocyclopropane-1-carboxylate oxidase homolog: protein MATSNTQQNYDKTSELKAFDDTKAGVKGLIDSGITKVPQIFIHPEALENKTTNPKNTHFIFPLIDLQNININNKEIVKQIQEASETWGFFQVINHGIPVPVLDEMLRGARRFHDQDIDVKKPYYSRDIARKVMYNCNFDLFSEKSLAANWRDSLYSVMAPNPATPEEIPETCREITIEYSNYVMNLGYTLLELFSEGLGLKPNHLKEMGCAEGLGILCNYYPKCPQPEIAIGTSRHADNDFFTVLLQDDIGGLQVLHKNQWVDVPPTHGALVVNIGDILQLISNDKYKSIVHRVLANKIGPRISIASFFSTGPFATSRIYGPIEELLSKDNPPKYRSTTMKDFFEYSNKKGLDGNSNLSHYKII from the exons ATGGCAACCTCCAACACACAACAAAACTATGACAAAACTAGTGAACTAAAAGCCTTTGATGACACAAAAGCAGGTGTCAAAGGACTTATTGATAgtggaattactaaagtacctcAAATATTCATTCATCCAGAGGCCTTAGAAAATAAAACCACAAATCCCAAAAATACACATTTCATTTTCCCTTTAATAGACCTCcaaaacatcaacattaacaacaaagaAATAGTGAAACAAATCCAAGAAGCATCAGAGACATGGGGTTTCTTTCAAGTTATCAATCATGGTATTCCCGTCCCCGTCCTAGACGAAATGTTGCGTGGGGCACGGCGTTTTCACGATCAAGATATCGACGTTAAAAAGCCATACTATAGTCGAGATATTGCAAGGAAAGTAATGTACAATTGCAATTTTGATCTATTTAGTGAGAAGTCTCTTGCAGCAAATTGGAGAGACTCACTTTACTCTGTCATGGCTCCTAATCCTGCTACTCCCGAGGAAATCCCCGAGACATGCAG GGAAATTACAATTGAGTACTCCAATTATGTGATGAATTTGGGATACACATTGCTTGAATTATTTTCAGAAGGACTTGGTTTAAAACCAAACCATCTCAAAGAAATGGGATGTGCTGAGGGACTAGGCATTTTGTGCAATTACTATCCTAAATGTCCACAACCAGAAATTGCAATTGGCACAAGTAGACATGCTGATAATGATTTTTTCACAGTGCTTTTGCAAGATGATATTGGTGGACTTCAAGTTCTTCACAAGAATCAATGGGTTGATGTTCCTCCTACTCATGGAGCTTTAGTTGTCAATATTGGTGACATTCTTCAG CTTATATCGAACGACAAATATAAGAGCATAGTACACAGAGTATTGGCAAATAAAATTGGTCCAAGAATATCAATAGCAAGTTTCTTCAGCACAGGGCCATTTGCAACTTCTAGAATTTATGGACCAATTGAGGAGTTATTATCAAAAGATAATCCTCCAAAGTATAGATCAACAACAATGAAGGACTTCTTTGAATATTCAAACAAAAAAGGACTTGATGGCAATTCTAATTTGTCTCActacaaaataatatga
- the LOC107006872 gene encoding UDP-arabinose 4-epimerase 1-like yields MDLLVVSKRRNNITRKLLLAAGITAICFLIFRTSPGFSSFMKFAQREPGVTHVLVTGGAGFIGSHATVRLLKDSYRVTIVDNLSRGNMGAVKVLQELFPEPGRLQFIYADLGDAVAVNKIFKRNAFDAVMHFAAVAYVGESTQEPLRYYHNITSNTLLLVKAMATYGVKTLIYSSTCATYGEPEKMPITEETPQAPINPYGKAKKMAEDIILDFSKTSDIAVMILRYFNVIGSDPEGKLGEAPRPELREQGRISGACFDAARGIIPGLKIRGVDYSTPDGTCIRDYIDVTDLIDAHVKALEHARPSKVGIYNVGTGRGSSVKQFVEACKRATGVNIKVEYLTRRPGDYAEVYSDPSKIRHELNWIARYTLEESLAIAWRWQKAHRNGYN; encoded by the exons ATGGATTTATTGGTGGTGTCCAAGAGAAGGAACAATATTACTAGAAAACTGCTCTTAGCTGCTGGCATTACTgcaatttgttttcttatattcaGAACATCACCTGGTTTTAGTAGTTTCATGAAG TTTGCTCAGCGCGAACCTGGTGTAACTCATGTCTTAGTTACTGGAGGAGCTGGCTTTATAGGTTCTCATGCTACTGTTCGACTCCTAAAGGATTCATACCGCGTAACAATAGTG GACAACCTTTCGCGTGGAAACATGGGCGCTGTAAAAGTTCTTCAAGAATTGTTTCCTGAGCCAGGACGACTTCAGTTTATTTATGCAGATTTAGGAGATGCAGTAGCT GTTAACAAGATATTTAAACGAAATGCATTCGATGCTGTGATGCATTTTGCAGCTGTTGCATATGTTGGTGAAAGTACACAAGAGCCTCTCAG GTATTATCACAACATCACATCGAATACATTGCTACTAGTTAAGGCAATGGCAACATATGGTGTAAAGACACTAATCTATTCGAGTACCTGTGCTACGTATGGAGAGCCCGAGAAAATGCCTATTACAGAAGAAACCCCGCAA GCACCGATAAATCCATATGGAAAAGCTAAGAAAATGGCTGAAGATATCATACTCGACTTCTCAAAAACTTCTGATATTGCTGTCATGATATTAAG GTATTTCAATGTAATTGGATCAGATCCTGAAGGAAAGCTTGGAGAAGCTCCTCGACCTGAATTGCGTGAGCAAGGAAGAATATCTGGTGCCTGTTTTGATGCAGCCAGGGGAATAATTCCAGGGCTGAAG ATAAGAGGAGTAGATTACAGCACACCTGATGGAACATGTATACGAGACTACATCGATGTGACTGACCTAATCGATGCTCATGTTAAAGCGTTAGAGCACGCAAGACCTAGTAAAGTTGGTATCTACAACGTCGGAACAGGAAGAG GTAGTTCAGTGAAGCAATTCGTCGAAGCTTGTAAAAGAGCTACAGGAGTTAACATAAAGGTTGAATACCTCACTCGACGTCCTGGAGATTATGCTGAAGTATACAGTGATCCTTCTAAAATTAGACACGAATTGAATTGGATCGCGAGATATACGCTTGAAGAGAGCTTAGCAATAGCATGGAGATGGCAAAAGGCACATAGAAATGGTTACAACTAA
- the LOC107007352 gene encoding protein PAT1 homolog 2, which translates to MERSDCKDFMDLSNSSSSISDNALFDASQYAFFGRDPGEEVELGGLEEEGNNCVPAVDGGFGDVDTHEYHLFEKDEGSALGSLSDIDDLATTFSKLNRNVAGPRHPGIIGDRGSGSFSRESSSAAEWAKETDFPDCFDQHLSDTECYQDSKRWSSQSHFSPLHLSESKPLYRTSSNPEQPQQLQRFSSEPILVAKSSFTSLPPPAGRSLQASPYSLSHHQSMPSLAAGPQSHYSNANLSTLSNSNIHLPGLSHGLHYGGNMPQWTLPSLSLDTRLQNHWTSHASLSHGDHSRLLNSLSPHQFPRNGLLSPLLISSQQLQQQRLHHSVQPSLAHFSALPSQFNSFPSPAHLGKHGLDDFRDSKSKSSHKGRHNVRFSKLSSEGSSQKSENNVPKFRSKYMTGDEIESILKMQHPATHCNDPYADDYYYQARLAKKATESRSKHRFCPNKEQPSRSRNSTDSQPHLHVDAKGQILFSSIRRPRPLLEYDPPGFVCNGSGDQKISEKSLEQEPVFAARITVEDGFYLLLEVDDINRLLQFSQPQDGGVQLKRKRQILLEGMAASLQLVDPLGKSGSSAGLTPKDDIVFLWLVSLPKGRKLISRYLQLLVPGSELVRIVCMAIFRHLRFLFGGFPPDLEAAETVTALAKTVSACTSRMDLNLLSACLAAVVCSSEQPPLRPLGSPAGDGASVILKSVLERATHLLTDPQTVSGLSMPNPALWQASFDAFFGLLTKYCLSKYDSIMQSLMSPAQSNTELIGSEAARAVSREMPVELLRASLPHTNEHQRKLLLNFAQRSMPVTGFNAHGVSSGQINPESVSC; encoded by the exons ATGGAGAGATCCGATTGCAAAGATTTCATGGACTTGTCTAACTCTTCGAGCTCCATCTCAG ATAATGCTCTCTTCGATGCATCACAATATGCATTTTTTGGTCGAGATCCAGGAGAGGAAGTTGAATTGGGTGGTCTAGAGGAAGAAGGAAACAATTGTGTTCCCGCGGTGGATGGTGGATTTGGTGATGTCGATACACATGAGTACCATTTGTTTGAAAAAGATGAG GGATCAGCTTTGGGGTCTTTATCTGACATAGATGATCTGGCAACTACATTTTCAAAG TTGAACAGAAATGTCGCAGGACCTAGGCATCCAGGAATTATTGGTGATCGTGGATCAGGATCGTTTTCGAGGGAAA GTTCATCGGCAGCTGAATGGGCAAAGGAAACTGATTTTCCTGATTGTTTTGATCAGCATTTGTCTGACACTGAATGTTACCAGGACAGCAAAAGATGGTCTTCTCAGTCTCATTTCTCTCCTCTGCATCTGTCAGAGTCAAAACCGTTGTATAGAACATCCTCAAATCCTGAGCAACCACAACAACTTCAGCGCTTCTCAAGCGAACCCATTTTAGTGGCAAAGTCATCTTTCACTTCTCTCCCTCCTCCGGCTGGCAGATCTCTACAAGCCTCACCATACAGTCTATCACATCATCAAAGCATGCCATCTCTTGCTGCTGGACCTCAGTCTCACTATTCAAATGCCAATCTCTCCACTTTGTCGAATTCTAATATCCATTTACCAGGCTTGTCTCATGGGCTTCATTATGGTGGAAACATGCCACAATGGACACTTCCCAGTCTTTCTCTCGATACCCGTCTACAAAATCACTGGACTAGTCATGCGAGTCTCAGCCATGGGGATCATTCTAGACTATTAAATAGTTTATCTCCACATCAATTTCCTCGGAATGGTTTGTTATCTCCTCTGTTAATCTCTTCCCAGCAACTGCAGCAGCAAAGATTGCATCATTCAGTTCAACCATCTTTAGCTCATTTTTCTGCACTGCCTTCCCAGTTTAATTCCTTTCCTTCTCCTGCCCACCTGGGTAAGCATGGATTGGATGATTTTAGAGATTCAAAATCTAAGTCATCACATAAAGGTAGACACAATGTGCGCTTTTCTAAACTAAGCTCTGAAGGCAGTAGCCAAAAAAGTGAGAATAATGTTCCCAAGTTCAGATCTAAGTACATGACTGGTGATGAAATAGAGAGCATCCTGAAAATGCAGCATCCTGCAACACATTGCAATGATCCATATGCGGACGACTATTATTACCAAGCTCGCCTTGCAAAGAAAGCAACTGAGTCGAGGTCAAAACATCGTTTTTGTCCAAACAAGGAGCAACCTTCACGATCACGCAACAGTACAGACTCACAGCCTCACCTCCATGTTGATGCTAAGGggcaaattttattttcttccatcCGCAGGCCTCGTCCTCTTCTTGAGTATGATCCACCAGGATTTGTATGTAATGGCAGTGGTGATCAGAAAATATCTGAGAAATCTTTGGAGCAGGAACCAGTGTTTGCTGCTAGAATTACAGTAGAGGATGGTTTTTATCTTCTCCTTGAGGTTGATGACATCAATAGGCTACTTCAGTTTAGTCAGCCGCAAGATGGTGGTGTTCAGCTGAAGCGGAAGCGGCAGATTCTGTTGGAAGGCATGGCTGCCTCACTTCAGCTTGTTGATCCGCTTGGAAAAAGTGGCAGTTCAGCTGGTCTGACCCCTAAAGATGACATTGTGTTCTTATGGTTGGTGTCTCTTCCAAAAGGCCGGAAACTCATTTCAAGGTATCTTCAGCTTCTTGTACCTGGCAGTGAGCTTGTAAGAATAGTTTGCATGGCAATTTTTCGCCATTTAAGGTTTTTGTTTGGCGGCTTTCCACCTGATCTAGAAGCTGCTGAGACTGTCACTGCACTTGCAAAAACCGTCTCTGCATGTACAAGTCGCATGGACCTTAATTTGCTTAGTGCTTGTCTAGCTGCTGTTGTTTGTTCCTCAGAGCAGCCACCTCTTCGCCCTCTTGGAAGCCCTGCTGGAGATGGAGCCTCTGTTATTCTTAAATCTGTTCTTGAAAGGGCAACTCATCTCTTGACTGATCCTCAGACTGTTAGCGGCTTGAGCATGCCTAACCCTGCCCTTTGGCAGGCATCTTTTGATGCCTTCTTTGGTTTACTTACTAAGTATTGTTTGAGTAAGTATGACTCTATAATGCAATCGCTCATGTCACCAGCCCAGTCAAACACAGAACTGATTGGTTCAGAAGCTGCAAGAGCTGTAAGCAGAGAAATGCCAGTGGAACTCTTACGTGCTAGTCTCCCACACACGAATGAGCACCAGAGGAAGCTGTTGTTGAATTTTGCTCAGAGGTCCATGCCTGTAACTGGATTCAATGCTCATGGTGTAAGCAGTGGACAAATAAATCCTGAATCTGTAAGCTGTTAG